From a single Nissabacter sp. SGAir0207 genomic region:
- the hisS gene encoding histidine--tRNA ligase, with the protein MAKNIQAIRGMNDYLPEETALWQRIEGTLKQVLSGYGYSEIRLPIVEQTPLFKRAIGEVTDVVEKEMYTFDDRNGESLTLRPEGTAGCVRAGIEHGLLYNQEQRLWYIGPMFRYERPQKGRYRQFHQLGAEVFGLQGPDIDAELILLTARWWKALGIAEHVALELNSIGSLEARANYRDALVAFLEQHESVLDEDCKRRMYSNPLRVLDSKNPDVQRLLNDAPVLGDYLDDESKQHFSGLCELLEQAGIPYTVNQRLVRGLDYYNRTVFEWVTTSLGAQGTVCAGGRYDGLVEQLGGRATPAVGFAMGLERLVLLVQAVNPEFKAPATVDIYVISSGAGTQSAAMALAERVRDEAPHLRLMTNYGGGNFKKQFARADKWGARVALVLGENEVAAQQVVVKNLQSGEQETLAQSEIAARLATMLG; encoded by the coding sequence GTGGCAAAGAACATTCAAGCCATTCGCGGCATGAACGACTACCTGCCGGAAGAGACGGCATTATGGCAGCGTATTGAGGGCACCCTGAAGCAGGTGCTGAGCGGCTACGGCTACAGTGAAATCCGCCTGCCGATTGTAGAGCAGACCCCGTTGTTCAAGCGCGCCATCGGCGAAGTGACCGATGTGGTTGAGAAAGAGATGTACACCTTTGACGACCGCAACGGCGAGAGCCTGACCCTGCGCCCGGAAGGGACGGCAGGCTGCGTGCGCGCCGGCATTGAGCATGGTCTGCTGTACAATCAGGAACAGCGCCTGTGGTACATCGGCCCGATGTTCCGCTACGAGCGCCCACAGAAGGGGCGCTACCGCCAGTTCCACCAACTCGGCGCGGAAGTGTTCGGCCTGCAAGGCCCGGACATTGATGCCGAGCTGATCCTGCTGACCGCCCGCTGGTGGAAGGCGCTGGGCATCGCGGAGCACGTGGCGCTGGAGCTGAACTCCATCGGTTCGCTGGAGGCGCGCGCCAACTACCGTGACGCGCTGGTGGCCTTCCTGGAGCAGCATGAGTCCGTGCTGGACGAAGATTGCAAACGCCGCATGTACAGCAACCCGCTGCGCGTGCTCGACTCGAAAAATCCGGACGTGCAGCGCCTGCTGAACGACGCGCCGGTGCTGGGTGACTACCTGGATGACGAGTCAAAACAACACTTTTCCGGCCTGTGTGAACTTTTGGAGCAGGCAGGCATCCCATATACGGTCAATCAGCGGCTGGTTCGCGGCCTCGACTACTACAACCGCACCGTGTTTGAGTGGGTCACCACCAGCCTCGGCGCGCAGGGCACGGTCTGTGCCGGCGGTCGTTACGACGGTCTGGTTGAGCAGCTCGGCGGGCGCGCCACCCCGGCGGTCGGTTTCGCCATGGGCCTGGAGCGCTTGGTGCTGCTGGTGCAGGCAGTCAACCCAGAGTTCAAGGCGCCTGCCACGGTGGATATCTATGTCATCTCCTCCGGCGCGGGCACCCAAAGCGCGGCGATGGCGCTGGCAGAGCGCGTGCGTGATGAGGCGCCGCACCTGCGGCTGATGACCAACTACGGCGGCGGCAACTTCAAGAAGCAGTTCGCCCGGGCAGACAAATGGGGCGCACGCGTGGCCCTGGTGCTCGGCGAAAATGAGGTGGCGGCCCAGCAGGTGGTGGTGAAAAACCTGCAAAGTGGTGAACAAGAGACGCTGGCGCAAAGCGAGATCGCGGCGCGTCTGGCAACGATGTTAGGTTAA
- the ispG gene encoding flavodoxin-dependent (E)-4-hydroxy-3-methylbut-2-enyl-diphosphate synthase, whose translation MHNQAPITRRKSKRIYVGQVPIGDGAPIAVQSMTNTRTTDVEATVKQIKSLERVGVDIVRVSIPTMDAAEAFKLIKQQVNVPLVADIHFDYRIALKVAEYGVDCLRINPGNIGNESRIRTVVDCARDNNIPIRIGVNGGSLERDLQEKYGEPTPQALLESAMRHVDILDRLNFDQFKVSVKASDVFLAVEAYRLLAKQIDQPLHLGITEAGGARAGAVKSAIGLGLLLSEGIGDTLRISLAADPVEEVKVGFDILKSLRIRSRGINFIACPTCSRQEFDVIGTVNALEQRLEDIITPMDVSIIGCVVNGPGEALVSTLGVTGGHNKSGFYEDGVRQRDRFDNEQMIDQLEAKIRAKAAMMDESKRIVINTQE comes from the coding sequence ATGCATAACCAAGCACCCATTACCCGCCGCAAATCAAAACGGATTTACGTCGGACAGGTGCCTATTGGTGATGGTGCACCGATTGCCGTGCAATCGATGACCAACACCCGTACCACCGATGTCGAAGCGACCGTTAAACAGATTAAGTCCCTGGAACGCGTGGGCGTGGACATCGTTCGCGTCTCTATCCCGACCATGGATGCCGCTGAGGCGTTCAAACTGATCAAGCAACAGGTCAACGTGCCGCTGGTGGCGGATATTCACTTTGACTACCGTATCGCGCTGAAAGTGGCGGAGTACGGCGTAGACTGCCTGCGCATCAACCCCGGCAACATCGGCAACGAATCACGCATCCGCACCGTGGTGGATTGCGCCCGCGACAACAACATTCCGATTCGCATCGGCGTCAACGGCGGCTCCCTGGAGCGCGACCTGCAAGAGAAATATGGCGAACCGACCCCGCAGGCCCTGCTGGAGTCCGCCATGCGCCACGTTGACATCCTCGACCGCCTGAACTTTGACCAGTTCAAGGTGAGCGTCAAGGCCTCCGACGTCTTCCTGGCGGTGGAAGCCTACCGCCTGCTGGCCAAGCAGATTGACCAGCCGCTGCACCTCGGCATCACCGAGGCGGGCGGCGCGCGTGCTGGCGCGGTGAAGTCGGCGATTGGCCTTGGCCTGCTACTCTCTGAGGGCATCGGCGACACGCTGCGCATCTCCCTCGCCGCTGACCCGGTGGAGGAGGTGAAGGTGGGCTTCGACATCCTTAAATCCCTGCGCATCCGCTCGCGCGGCATCAACTTCATCGCCTGCCCGACCTGCTCCCGCCAGGAGTTTGACGTCATCGGCACCGTGAACGCGCTGGAGCAGCGGCTTGAGGACATCATCACACCGATGGATGTCTCCATCATCGGCTGCGTGGTCAACGGGCCGGGCGAGGCGCTGGTCTCCACCCTCGGCGTCACCGGCGGCCACAACAAGAGTGGCTTCTATGAGGATGGCGTCCGCCAGCGTGACCGCTTCGACAACGAGCAGATGATCGACCAGCTGGAAGCCAAGATTCGCGCCAAGGCAGCGATGATGGATGAAAGCAAGCGCATCGTGATCAACACGCAAGAGTGA
- the der gene encoding ribosome biogenesis GTPase Der, protein MIPVVALVGRPNVGKSTLFNRLTKTRDALVADFPGLTRDRKYGRAEVEGNEFIIVDTGGIDGTEDGVETHMAGQSLKAIEEADIVLFMVDARAGLMPADEGIAKHLRSREKATFLVANKVDGLDADAAAADFYSLGMGEVHAIAASHGRGITQLIEHVLLPFVDHEEPAELTEEEANAAYWAEQLGEEAEAAAAAEAEEEDFDPESLPIKLAIVGRPNVGKSTLTNRILGEERVVVYDMPGTTRDSIYIPMVRDEREYVLIDTAGVRKRGKVTDTVEKFSVIKTLQAIEDANVVLLVIDAREGISDQDLSLLGFVLNSGRSLVIVVNKWDGLSQEIRDQVKETLDLRLGFIDFARIHFISALHGSGVGNLFESVNEAYRCATRRVGTSLLTRIMQMAADDHQPPLVRGRRVKLKYAHAGGYNPPIVVIHGNQVQDLPDSYKRYLMNYYRRSLEVMGTPIRIQFKEGENPFAGKRNTLTPNQMRKRKRLMSHLKKSK, encoded by the coding sequence ATGATACCTGTCGTCGCGCTGGTCGGGCGCCCGAATGTGGGTAAATCCACCCTGTTTAACCGTTTGACCAAAACGCGTGATGCGTTAGTGGCGGATTTCCCCGGGCTGACGCGTGACCGCAAGTATGGTCGTGCAGAAGTGGAAGGCAACGAGTTCATCATCGTCGATACCGGCGGGATTGATGGCACTGAAGATGGCGTGGAAACGCACATGGCTGGCCAGTCGCTGAAGGCGATTGAAGAGGCGGACATCGTGCTGTTCATGGTCGATGCGCGCGCGGGCCTGATGCCAGCGGATGAGGGCATCGCCAAGCACCTACGCAGCCGCGAGAAGGCCACTTTCCTGGTCGCCAACAAGGTGGACGGCCTTGACGCTGACGCCGCCGCCGCGGACTTCTACTCCCTTGGCATGGGCGAAGTGCACGCCATCGCGGCCTCGCACGGCCGTGGCATCACCCAGCTGATTGAGCACGTGCTGCTGCCGTTCGTCGATCACGAAGAGCCAGCTGAGCTGACGGAAGAGGAGGCGAACGCCGCCTACTGGGCCGAGCAGCTGGGCGAGGAGGCGGAAGCCGCCGCTGCCGCAGAAGCGGAAGAGGAGGATTTCGATCCGGAGAGCCTGCCGATCAAACTGGCCATCGTGGGCCGTCCGAACGTCGGCAAATCCACCCTGACCAACCGCATCCTCGGCGAAGAGCGCGTGGTGGTCTATGACATGCCCGGCACCACCCGTGACAGCATCTACATCCCGATGGTGCGTGACGAGCGCGAATACGTGCTGATCGACACCGCTGGCGTGCGCAAGCGCGGCAAAGTGACCGACACCGTAGAGAAGTTCTCTGTCATCAAAACCCTGCAGGCGATTGAAGACGCCAACGTGGTGCTGCTGGTGATTGACGCGCGCGAAGGCATCTCCGATCAGGATCTGTCGCTGCTCGGCTTCGTGCTTAACAGCGGTCGCTCGCTGGTGATCGTGGTCAACAAGTGGGATGGCCTGTCGCAGGAGATCCGCGACCAGGTGAAAGAGACGCTGGATCTGCGTCTGGGCTTCATTGACTTCGCCCGCATCCACTTCATCTCCGCCCTGCACGGCAGCGGCGTCGGCAACCTGTTTGAGTCGGTCAACGAAGCCTACCGCTGCGCCACCCGCCGCGTTGGTACTTCGCTGCTGACCCGCATCATGCAGATGGCCGCCGATGACCACCAGCCGCCGCTGGTGCGTGGCCGTCGCGTGAAGCTGAAATATGCCCACGCCGGTGGCTACAATCCGCCGATCGTGGTGATCCACGGTAACCAGGTGCAGGATCTGCCGGACTCCTACAAGCGTTACCTGATGAACTACTACCGCCGCTCGCTGGAGGTGATGGGGACGCCAATCCGCATCCAGTTCAAAGAGGGTGAGAACCCGTTTGCTGGCAAGCGTAACACCTTGACGCCAAACCAGATGCGCAAGCGCAAGCGCCTGATGAGCCACCTGAAAAAGAGCAAATAA
- a CDS encoding zinc ribbon domain-containing protein, producing MMATCPVCAQAMSEQNGHYLCPKGHGEFRQEAACPECGLPLEVLKACGAVDYFCPNGHGLISKMRVKFCYIKEKG from the coding sequence ATGATGGCAACCTGTCCTGTCTGCGCACAGGCGATGAGCGAGCAAAACGGCCACTACCTCTGCCCGAAGGGGCACGGGGAGTTTCGTCAGGAGGCGGCCTGCCCGGAGTGCGGCCTGCCGCTGGAGGTGTTGAAGGCCTGTGGCGCGGTGGACTACTTCTGTCCCAACGGCCACGGCCTGATCTCCAAGATGCGGGTAAAGTTCTGCTATATCAAAGAGAAGGGCTAG
- a CDS encoding YfgM family protein translates to MEVYTTENEQVDVIRRFFSENGKALAVGVVLGIGALLGWRYWQSHQSTALAGASVAYQKATEALAANKPEGVKATEQFVQANDNNYGAFAALQLAQHYVDQKDYAAAEKQLAQASTLTKDENLLPLIALRQARLQLQQNKLDDALKTLDGVKGASWSAMVQDIRGDVLVRKGDLKGARDAYSKGIDAKASQAQEALLRMKLNNLAS, encoded by the coding sequence GTGGAAGTCTATACCACTGAAAACGAACAGGTCGATGTGATTCGCCGCTTCTTCTCGGAGAACGGCAAGGCATTGGCGGTTGGCGTGGTGCTGGGCATTGGTGCCCTGTTGGGGTGGCGCTACTGGCAGAGCCACCAGTCAACAGCGCTGGCCGGGGCGTCGGTTGCCTATCAGAAAGCGACAGAGGCTCTGGCGGCGAATAAGCCGGAAGGGGTGAAGGCCACCGAGCAGTTCGTGCAGGCCAACGACAACAACTATGGCGCGTTTGCCGCCCTGCAACTGGCGCAGCACTACGTTGACCAGAAAGATTACGCGGCGGCGGAGAAGCAACTGGCGCAGGCCAGCACCCTGACCAAGGATGAGAACCTGCTGCCGCTGATCGCGCTGCGTCAGGCTCGCCTCCAACTGCAACAGAACAAGCTGGATGACGCACTCAAGACGCTGGATGGCGTCAAGGGCGCGAGCTGGTCAGCGATGGTGCAGGACATCCGTGGTGATGTTCTGGTGCGCAAGGGCGACCTGAAGGGCGCGCGTGACGCATACAGTAAAGGCATCGATGCGAAGGCTTCGCAGGCGCAAGAGGCGCTGCTGCGCATGAAGTTAAATAATTTGGCCAGCTAA
- a CDS encoding MBL fold metallo-hydrolase encodes MHIHHLNCGCMCPLGGAFFDGFSKGLTAQLTCHCLLLETAQHGLVLVDTGFGRADMAHPQQRLSPFFRLLNNIRYRQQDTALAQITQRGFSPQDVRHIVLTHLDFDHAGGLSDFPHAQVHVLQQEADAARNRRNWLRHARYRDSQWEQVRQWHFYQPGGEGWNGFDAVRGLTGLPPEVLLIPLAGHTTGHAGVAIRQGDGWLLHAGDAYFYRDEVGQPERHCTPGLRFYQWMMEQDRTARRHNQQRLRALSCDPQAGVQMFCSHDAKEFERLAQRAP; translated from the coding sequence ATGCATATCCATCACCTCAACTGCGGCTGCATGTGCCCGCTGGGCGGCGCCTTTTTTGACGGGTTCAGCAAGGGGTTGACCGCGCAACTTACCTGCCACTGCCTGCTGCTGGAGACGGCGCAGCACGGGCTGGTGCTGGTGGATACCGGCTTTGGCCGCGCCGACATGGCCCATCCGCAGCAGCGCCTCTCCCCCTTCTTCCGCCTGCTGAACAACATTCGCTACCGCCAGCAGGACACCGCGCTGGCGCAAATCACGCAGCGCGGCTTCTCACCCCAGGATGTGCGCCACATCGTGCTGACCCATCTCGATTTTGACCACGCTGGCGGGCTGAGCGACTTCCCGCACGCCCAAGTGCATGTGCTGCAACAGGAGGCGGACGCCGCCCGCAACCGCCGCAACTGGCTGCGCCATGCGCGTTACCGCGACAGCCAGTGGGAGCAGGTGCGCCAGTGGCACTTCTACCAGCCGGGTGGCGAGGGGTGGAACGGCTTTGACGCGGTGCGCGGCCTGACCGGCCTGCCGCCGGAGGTGCTGCTGATCCCGCTGGCGGGCCACACCACCGGCCACGCCGGGGTGGCAATCCGTCAGGGCGACGGCTGGTTGCTGCACGCTGGTGACGCCTACTTCTACCGGGATGAGGTGGGCCAGCCGGAGCGCCACTGCACGCCCGGCCTGCGCTTCTACCAATGGATGATGGAGCAGGATCGCACCGCGCGCCGCCACAACCAGCAGCGGCTGCGGGCGCTCTCCTGCGACCCACAGGCCGGTGTACAGATGTTCTGTAGCCATGACGCCAAGGAGTTTGAGCGTCTGGCCCAGCGGGCGCCCTGA
- a CDS encoding bifunctional tRNA (adenosine(37)-C2)-methyltransferase TrmG/ribosomal RNA large subunit methyltransferase RlmN yields MREFFAELGEKPFRADQVMKWMYHYCCDDFEQMTDINKVLRNKLQQIAEIRAPEVVEEQRSADGTIKWVILVGDQRVETVYIPEDDRATLCVSSQVGCALECKFCSTAQQGFNRNLRVSEIIGQVWRAAKIIGAAKVTGQRPITNVVMMGMGEPLLNLNNVVPAMEIMLDDFGFGLSKRRVTLSTSGVVPALDKLGDMIDVALAISLHAPNDTIRDEIVPINKKYNIETFLAAVRRYLEKSNANQGRVTIEYVMLDHVNDGTEHAHELAALLKETPCKINLIPWNPFPGAPYGRSSNSRVDRFAKVLMEYGFTTIVRKTRGDDIDAACGQLAGEVIDRTKRTLKKKMAGEPISVKAL; encoded by the coding sequence ATGCGCGAATTTTTCGCCGAGCTGGGTGAGAAACCCTTCCGCGCCGATCAGGTCATGAAGTGGATGTACCACTACTGCTGCGACGATTTCGAGCAGATGACCGACATCAACAAGGTACTGCGCAACAAGTTGCAGCAGATTGCCGAGATCCGCGCGCCGGAAGTGGTGGAGGAGCAGCGCTCCGCAGATGGCACCATCAAGTGGGTCATTCTGGTCGGCGACCAGCGTGTAGAGACGGTTTACATCCCGGAAGATGACCGCGCGACCCTGTGCGTCTCCTCCCAGGTCGGTTGCGCGCTGGAGTGCAAATTCTGTTCGACCGCGCAGCAGGGCTTCAACCGCAACCTGCGCGTCTCCGAGATTATCGGCCAGGTGTGGCGCGCCGCCAAAATCATTGGCGCGGCCAAAGTCACCGGCCAACGCCCCATCACCAACGTGGTGATGATGGGCATGGGTGAGCCGCTGCTCAACCTGAACAACGTGGTGCCGGCCATGGAGATCATGCTGGATGACTTCGGTTTTGGCCTCTCCAAACGCCGCGTGACCCTCTCCACCTCTGGTGTGGTGCCGGCGCTGGACAAGCTGGGCGACATGATCGACGTGGCGCTGGCCATCTCGCTGCACGCGCCGAACGACACCATCCGTGATGAGATCGTGCCGATCAATAAGAAGTACAACATTGAGACCTTCCTGGCCGCGGTACGCCGCTACCTGGAGAAGTCCAATGCCAACCAAGGCCGCGTGACCATTGAGTACGTGATGCTCGACCACGTCAACGACGGCACCGAGCACGCCCATGAGCTGGCAGCCCTGCTGAAAGAGACCCCCTGCAAGATCAACCTGATTCCGTGGAACCCCTTCCCGGGCGCACCTTATGGACGCAGCTCGAATAGTCGCGTTGATCGCTTTGCCAAAGTGTTGATGGAATATGGTTTTACGACTATTGTCCGTAAGACCCGCGGTGACGACATTGACGCCGCCTGCGGACAGTTGGCGGGCGAGGTGATCGACCGGACCAAGCGTACCCTGAAGAAGAAGATGGCAGGGGAGCCGATTTCGGTAAAAGCACTCTGA
- the rodZ gene encoding cytoskeleton protein RodZ: MNTEASQDHISKTTGERLRQAREQLGLSQQAVAERLCLKVSTVRDIEDDNAPPDLASTFLRGYIRSYARLVHIPEEELLPLMAKQTPVRAAKVAPMQSFSLGKSRKKRDGWLMGFTWLIVFVVLGLTGAWWWQNHQAQQQEIATMADQSSAQLSQGDAQPIPLGNGDDSSDATGTPPDSAATPAQPVAIAPQTPAATAQTPAPVDQAPAAVSPAQAPVAAPVTTPAEAAPAADAGTIVMNFNADCWLQVNDATGKTLFSGIQKSGGKLNLNGTAPFKLKIGAPRAVEIQYQGKPVDLSQFIKTNRVARLTLTAE, encoded by the coding sequence ATGAATACTGAAGCCTCTCAAGATCACATCTCCAAAACGACGGGCGAGCGCCTGCGTCAGGCCCGCGAACAGCTTGGGTTGAGCCAGCAGGCAGTGGCCGAGCGCCTGTGCCTGAAAGTCTCCACGGTACGTGACATCGAAGATGACAACGCGCCGCCAGACCTGGCTTCTACCTTCCTGCGCGGCTATATCCGCTCTTATGCGCGGCTGGTGCACATCCCGGAAGAGGAGCTGCTGCCGCTGATGGCCAAGCAGACGCCGGTTCGTGCGGCAAAAGTCGCGCCCATGCAGAGCTTCTCCCTCGGCAAGTCACGCAAGAAGCGCGACGGCTGGCTGATGGGGTTCACCTGGTTAATCGTGTTTGTGGTGCTCGGGCTGACCGGCGCATGGTGGTGGCAGAACCATCAGGCCCAGCAGCAGGAGATCGCCACCATGGCTGACCAAAGCTCCGCACAGCTTTCACAGGGCGATGCCCAGCCTATTCCATTGGGCAACGGCGATGACAGCAGCGACGCGACCGGCACGCCGCCGGACAGCGCCGCCACGCCTGCCCAGCCGGTTGCCATCGCGCCGCAGACCCCGGCTGCCACCGCGCAGACCCCTGCGCCGGTTGATCAGGCTCCGGCCGCGGTCTCCCCGGCTCAGGCCCCGGTTGCCGCGCCGGTGACCACCCCGGCAGAAGCGGCTCCGGCCGCTGACGCCGGGACGATTGTCATGAATTTCAACGCCGACTGCTGGCTGCAAGTGAATGACGCGACAGGCAAAACCCTGTTCAGCGGCATCCAGAAAAGCGGCGGCAAGCTGAACCTGAACGGCACGGCGCCGTTTAAACTGAAAATCGGCGCGCCGCGTGCGGTCGAGATCCAGTATCAGGGTAAGCCGGTTGATCTCAGTCAATTCATCAAGACAAACCGTGTTGCGCGCCTGACACTGACTGCCGAATAA
- the pilW gene encoding type IV pilus biogenesis/stability protein PilW, producing MLLKMLWKRPLLASGLLAAGLLAGCASSGPSEPETDAGAPADARLQLGLSYLSQGNLPAARQNLEKAVKAAPQDYRTQLGMALYAQRVGENEDAQQRYQRALQLAPRNGTVMNNYGAFLCSLGQYVPAQQQFSAAATAPDTGQVADSLENAGYCFLQANQQDDARVLLGRALKVDPDKGTHLLAEAERRFSEGRRDQARLLLEVYQHILPASADSLWLQIRFAALDGRQDKLERYGRQLARSFPQSKQYQQFLANEY from the coding sequence ATGTTGCTGAAAATGTTGTGGAAGAGGCCACTGCTGGCTTCGGGACTGCTGGCGGCAGGGCTGCTGGCAGGGTGCGCCAGCTCCGGGCCAAGTGAGCCGGAAACGGACGCTGGCGCGCCAGCGGATGCCCGCCTGCAGTTGGGGCTGAGCTATCTGTCGCAGGGCAATTTGCCCGCCGCGCGGCAGAACCTGGAGAAGGCGGTGAAGGCCGCCCCACAGGATTACCGCACCCAGCTTGGCATGGCGCTCTACGCGCAGCGTGTCGGGGAAAATGAGGACGCGCAACAGCGCTACCAGCGCGCCCTGCAACTGGCCCCGCGAAATGGCACCGTCATGAATAATTACGGTGCGTTTTTGTGTAGTTTAGGGCAGTATGTACCGGCACAACAGCAGTTTAGCGCCGCCGCCACTGCACCCGATACGGGCCAGGTGGCTGACAGCCTGGAGAACGCCGGCTACTGCTTTTTGCAGGCCAATCAACAGGATGATGCGCGGGTATTGCTGGGCCGGGCATTGAAGGTCGACCCTGACAAAGGGACGCACCTGCTGGCAGAGGCTGAACGCCGTTTCAGCGAAGGGCGACGCGATCAGGCGCGGCTGTTGCTGGAGGTTTACCAACATATTCTGCCGGCCAGTGCCGACAGCTTATGGTTACAGATTCGTTTCGCCGCGCTGGATGGCCGCCAGGACAAGCTCGAACGTTATGGCAGGCAGTTGGCGCGAAGTTTTCCACAATCCAAACAGTACCAGCAGTTTCTAGCTAATGAATACTGA
- a CDS encoding AEC family transporter, protein MMWQTWSFALGVTVPNLLLLVLGIFLKRVNIMDDHFCDKASRVVFNVALPCLLFFSVSTHNSEAGHNLPLAVYGGLATLVSFLLLELAALKLVKDPRERGIFVQGAFRANTGIAGLAYASLAFGKEGVALGSMYIAVTVILFNVLSVITLSRSLQTGAGKGPSLASILRGIVTNPLIIGLVLGLLFKQTHWTMPDAIYSTGEFISGMALPLAMLCAGASLDWRAMFRSSNVAAFSSIARVLVVPGLMTLGAALFGFTGAALGVIFLFSCTPTAAGSYVMTRAMGGNATLAANIIALTTLGSFFTTALGLALLRSLNLV, encoded by the coding sequence ATGATGTGGCAGACCTGGAGTTTTGCACTGGGCGTGACCGTGCCCAACCTGTTGTTGCTGGTGTTAGGGATCTTTTTAAAGCGCGTTAACATCATGGATGACCACTTCTGCGACAAGGCCAGCCGGGTCGTCTTCAACGTCGCGCTACCCTGCCTGCTGTTTTTCAGCGTCTCCACCCACAATAGCGAAGCTGGCCACAACCTGCCGCTGGCCGTGTATGGCGGTCTGGCGACCCTCGTCAGTTTCCTGCTGCTGGAGTTGGCGGCGCTGAAGCTGGTCAAAGACCCACGTGAGCGCGGCATTTTTGTGCAGGGTGCTTTTCGTGCCAACACTGGCATTGCCGGGCTGGCCTACGCCTCGCTGGCGTTTGGCAAAGAGGGGGTGGCGCTTGGCTCGATGTATATTGCCGTCACCGTCATCCTGTTCAACGTGCTGTCGGTGATTACCCTGAGCCGTAGCTTGCAGACCGGGGCAGGGAAGGGGCCAAGCCTCGCCTCCATCCTGCGCGGGATTGTCACCAACCCCCTGATCATCGGCTTGGTGCTGGGCCTGCTGTTCAAGCAGACCCACTGGACGATGCCGGACGCCATCTACTCCACCGGGGAGTTTATCTCTGGCATGGCGCTGCCGCTGGCGATGCTCTGCGCCGGGGCCAGCCTTGACTGGCGCGCGATGTTTCGCAGCTCCAATGTCGCGGCCTTCTCCTCCATCGCGCGGGTGCTGGTGGTGCCGGGGCTGATGACCCTCGGCGCGGCGCTGTTCGGCTTTACCGGCGCGGCGCTGGGCGTGATTTTCCTCTTCTCCTGCACCCCCACCGCCGCTGGCAGTTATGTCATGACGCGGGCGATGGGCGGCAACGCCACGCTGGCGGCGAACATCATCGCCCTCACTACCCTCGGCTCCTTCTTCACCACCGCGCTGGGGCTGGCGCTGCTGCGTAGCCTCAATCTGGTGTAA
- the bamB gene encoding outer membrane protein assembly factor BamB has translation MQLRKTLLVGLVSTALLSGCSLFSGEEDVVTMSPLPKVENQFTPTKVWDVSVGDGTGEFYSNLRPAWQGSSVFAADRDGLVKALDADSGKEIWKVDLSEKTGFFSSNRPALLSGGLTASGSHVYVGSERAEVYALNSSDGQVAWKTRVAGEAVSRPVVSDGLVLVHTSNGMLQGLSEKDGTVQWTVNLDMPSLSLRGESAPTTAFGAAIVGGDNGRVSAVLMKEGQLIWQQRISQPSGATEIDRLNDVDTTPVVVEGVVYALGYNGNLVALDLRSGQIVWRREVGSVSDFIVDAGRIFIVDQDDRVVALNTQGGVSLWRQSDLLHRNLTAPVLYNGYLVVGDAEGYLHWINTDDGRFVAQHKVDGSGLLSAPVVASDKLLVQAKSGDVYAFTR, from the coding sequence ATGCAATTGCGGAAAACACTCTTGGTAGGATTGGTTTCAACGGCCCTGCTGAGTGGGTGCTCACTGTTCAGCGGTGAAGAGGACGTGGTCACCATGTCCCCACTGCCGAAAGTGGAAAATCAATTTACGCCGACCAAGGTCTGGGACGTCTCCGTGGGCGACGGCACCGGTGAGTTCTACTCCAACCTGCGCCCGGCCTGGCAGGGCAGTAGCGTATTCGCCGCTGACCGCGACGGTCTGGTGAAGGCGCTGGATGCCGACAGCGGCAAAGAGATCTGGAAGGTAGACCTGTCTGAGAAGACTGGTTTCTTCTCCAGCAACCGTCCGGCGCTGCTCTCCGGCGGCCTGACGGCCTCTGGTAGCCACGTCTATGTCGGCAGCGAGCGCGCCGAGGTCTATGCACTGAACAGCAGTGACGGCCAGGTTGCCTGGAAAACCCGCGTAGCGGGCGAAGCGGTCTCCCGCCCGGTGGTCAGCGATGGTCTGGTGCTGGTGCACACCAGCAACGGCATGTTGCAGGGGCTGAGCGAGAAGGATGGCACCGTGCAGTGGACGGTGAACCTGGATATGCCTTCCCTGAGCCTGCGTGGCGAATCTGCCCCTACTACCGCCTTCGGTGCAGCGATTGTCGGTGGCGACAATGGCCGCGTCAGCGCGGTGCTGATGAAAGAGGGCCAGTTGATCTGGCAACAGCGCATCTCCCAGCCAAGCGGCGCCACGGAGATTGACCGCCTGAATGACGTGGACACCACGCCGGTCGTGGTAGAGGGCGTGGTCTACGCACTCGGCTACAACGGCAACCTGGTGGCACTGGATCTGCGCTCCGGCCAGATCGTCTGGCGACGTGAAGTGGGATCGGTCAGCGACTTTATCGTCGATGCCGGTCGCATCTTTATTGTCGATCAGGATGACCGCGTCGTGGCGCTCAACACCCAGGGCGGCGTCAGCCTGTGGCGGCAGAGCGATCTGCTGCACCGCAACCTGACTGCGCCGGTGTTGTATAATGGTTATCTGGTGGTCGGTGATGCCGAAGGCTATCTGCACTGGATCAATACGGATGATGGCCGTTTCGTGGCCCAGCACAAAGTGGACGGCTCCGGCCTGCTCAGCGCGCCGGTCGTGGCGAGCGATAAATTGCTGGTACAAGCGAAAAGCGGTGACGTTTACGCGTTCACCCGCTAA